Part of the Chthonomonadales bacterium genome, GTACCTGGAGGTGAAGGAGCGGATGCTCCTGTGAGCGCGCGCGAGGGCGGCTCGAGGGAATCGCGCTCCGGCTCCACGCCTCGGCCCGAGGCGAAGAGATAGCCATACAGCGCCACGCCCGAGGCAAGGCCGAACGCGATCTTGGCGGCGCGCGGCATGGCGGAGTGGGAGATGAACGCCTCCACGACGCCCGCGAAGATCAGCAGCGCGATGCCGCCGAGGATGAGCCTGACGGCGTCGCGCGCGGCGAGCACGAGCGCGTCGCGGCGGCGGTAGGGGCCGGGCGCCAGGAGCGCCCAGCCCAGCGCGATGCCGGCCGCGCCCGCGATGCAGGTCTCGCTCAGCTCCACCACGCCGTGCGGGGCCACGCCCGCCCAGAAGCCGCCGAGTTGGTGCGCGTGCAGCGTGGCGCCCGCGAAGGCGCCGAGCATGCAGCCGTTGTAGAAGATGAGGGCGACGGTCAGCACGCCGCCGGCGATCCCCAGCGCGAAGGCGACGAAGCTCACCCTGATGTTGTTGGTCATCAAGAAGCTGGCGAAGACGGCGGCCTCGCCGTCCGGGCGTCCGTCGCTCGTCTTGCCGGATGTCCACGCCTCCAGCGACGACCGGAAGTCGCTTCCCGGTGGAACGAAAAGGTCGATGTTGGCGCGGGAAGCGGCGACGAGGCTGTAGCTCACGAGGAAGCCAACCACGAGCGCCAGGACCGCGACGCCGAACTCCGGCAGGCGGCGGCGGAAGGTGCGGGGGAACTCCTCGGTGAAGAAGCGCCGGAGGCCGGACCAGCTCCGCGTGTCGGCCTGATAGAGGAGGCCGTAGCTTCGCGCGACGAGGTGGTTGAGGTGGGTGACGAGCGAGCCGGTGATGGCATGGGCGCGGGCGTAAGCGAGGTCGGCGGCGGCGCGGCGGTAGAGCGGGCCGAGCTCGCGCAGCTCGCCCGCATCCAGGCACCGCACGCCGCGCCCCGTCGTGGCCTTCTCGAGGATGGCGCCGAGCCGCTGCCATGTCGCCTGGCGGCTCTGCACGAATTCGCGTTCGTCCACCGGTCCTGTCCTGACGGCGCCTCGGCGGCGCGGCACGACGACTTCATGATACCACGGCCGCGCCCGCCCGTGCGCGGCGCGCTTCGGGGACCGGGGAGCGTTCGGCACGCATGAGCCGCTACATCGAGTTCCCGACGCCCGAGAACGTGGAGGTCGGCTACGAGCTGGCCGGGATCGGCTCGCGCTTCGTGGCCGCGCTGATCGACCACCTGGCGCAACTCGGGCTGTTCGCCGGCGCAGCGGTGGTCGCCGTGCTGTTAGGCGGGGGGCTGGCCGGGCTCCGGCCCTTGCTTGGCGGCAGCGCTCCCCTCTGGGCGGTCGCGTTGCTCGTGCTGTGGGGTTTCGTCGTGCTGTTCGGCTACCATGTCTTCTACGAGTTGCGCTGGGCGGGCCAGTCGCCAGGGAAACGGTATGCCGGGATCCGCGTGGTGCGCGACGGCGGCTATCCCATTGACGTCTACGCCTCCGTCGTCCGCAACCTGGTGCGCATCGTCGATTTCCTTCCGCCGCCCTACGGTGCGGCCATCATTTCGGTGTTCGCGAGCGCCGAGTACAAGCGGCTGGGCGACTGGGCCGCGGGGACGCTCGTCATCAAGGAGTCGCACGCGGCCTTCGTGGGCGGGCGGAGCGGTTCTCCCTCCCCCATGGTGGCGCATTTCCTGTCGCTCGTCCACAGTGCCGACGCGCTGACCCTCGAGGAGTTCACCACGATTCGCCGCTTCGTCGAGCGGCGGAACGAGCTCGAGATCCCGGTGCAGGCGCACCTTGCCATGCGTCTGGCGGTCCCGCTGATGCGGAAACTCAGACTGGACATCCCGATCGCAGTGCAGTGGCACTACGCCGATCTGCTTGAGGCCATCGAGCGCCGCTACGTCCAGGAGCGCGGCGTGCTGTGAGCGGCGAGCGCGGCGTGCCGGCGCGCCCGCCGGGCGTGTCCCGTGCAGGATCCCTGGGCGCGCAACGCCGGCGAACGGGCGCGGCCCGCCCTCGGGCGTCGTATGGTAGGTAGCGCGGACAGGCGCCCTGCCGCGCATGCCGACCCACGAAGGAGACCGCGGTGGGCACCCTGACGCTGTGCAAGAGCGAGCTCGAGCTGGGCGGAAGCTACCTCGGGGAGATGTGCGACTCCACGCCGCTGCTCGGCGACTACCCCGCGCTGCGCGCGCGCCTGTCTGACGAAGGCTATCTGCTGCTTCGCGGATTCCACGATCCTGCCCGCGTGCTGGCCGCGCGCCGGACGATCATTGGCAGTCTGGATGCCAACGGGCAGATCGACCGCCGCCATCCTCCGATGGACGGGGTGATGGCCGGGGGCGCGCGCGGCGCCTTTCTGGGCGGCTCCAGGGCGCTCACGCGCACCCCGGAGTTCCTGGCACTGGTCGAGTCCGAGCGCGTGATGGGGTTCTTTGCCGGGTTGCTCGAGGGCGACGTGCTGACGTTCGACTACAAGTGGCTGCGGGTGGTGGCTTCGGGCGACTTCACCGGAGCGCACTACGACATCGTGTACATGGGCCGCGGCACCACCGATCTCTACACTGTCTGGACGCCGCTTGGCGATGTGCCCTTTGCCCTGGGGCCACTGGCGGTGCTCGCCGGCTCCCATCGCCTCGAGCGGGTGCGCGACACCTACGGGAAGATGGACGTGGACCGCGACCATGTCACCGGCGCGTTTTCGAACGACCCGGTCGCGCTCGTGGACCGGTACGGCGGCACGTGGCGCACGGCTGAGTTCCGCGCCGGCGATGCGCTCGTTTTCGGCATGTTCACCATGCACGCCTCGATCGCGAACACCTCGGACCGGTACCGCCTGAGCTGCGACACTCGCTACCAGCGCGCCGATGAGCCCGTCGATGAGCGCTGGATCGGCGAGAACCCGATCGCGCACTATGCCTGGACGAAGGGGGAGACGGTTCCGATGGAGGAGAAGCGGCAAGAATGGCGCGTGTGACGGAACCCGCGCTCAGCGCGGCCGCGTGTCCGGTGCGTCCGGCTGGCGAGCCGCGGCCGGCCCGTGCGCGGCGGGAAGGCATAGGGTGAACGTGGAACCGCGACCCAACTCGCTCTCCACGCTCACTGCGCCTCCGTGCGACTCGACGATGTGCTTCACGATGGCAAGGCCGAGCCCGGTCCCGCCGGATTTGCGCGAGCGCGCTCGGTCGACGCGGTAGAAGCGCTCGAATATGCGCGGCAGTTGGTCGCGCATCATGCCGATTCCGGTGTCGGCCACGCGCACGACGGGGCCATCGGGCCCGGCCTCGCCGCTCACGCGCACGCTGCCGCCGGCCGGCGTGTACGTGATCGCGTTGTCCACCAGGTTCGCGAACGCCTGCTCGAGCTGCTCGGCGTGGGCGTGCGCCACCAGGGACCCCGTCGCTTCGCACGTGAGCGCAACACCGGCCTTGGCGGCGGGCCCCCGGAAGCGCTCCACCGTCTGACCGAGCAGGCGAGTCAGATCCACGTCGGCTGGCTCCCGCGCGCGCGACTCGGCGTCCGCCAGCACCAGGAGGTTGGCCGAGATGCGCGCCAGGCGTTCGGTCTCCGTGACGATCGTGTCGAGGAAGCGCTGCGAGACGGCGGGGTCGTCGACCGCGCCGTCTCGCAGCGTCTCGGCCGTCGCCCGGATGGAGGCGAGAGGCGTTCGGAGCTCGTGCGAGACGTTTGCGACGAAGTCCCGACGCACCCTCTCCATGTGCCGCCGGTCGGTCCAGTCACGCGCCACGAGAGCCAGCCGAGCCGGGCCGGCGCCGGAAGCCGGCAGCGGGCGCGCCGAGATGGCGAGGAGGCGCCCGGAAGGCCCGGGTAGCCGCACCTCGGCGTCCCGAGGTTCGCCGCTGTCGAGGGCCTCACGCGCCAGCGCGCCGAGCTCGTCCGAGAGGGTGCTCA contains:
- a CDS encoding stage II sporulation protein M produces the protein MDEREFVQSRQATWQRLGAILEKATTGRGVRCLDAGELRELGPLYRRAAADLAYARAHAITGSLVTHLNHLVARSYGLLYQADTRSWSGLRRFFTEEFPRTFRRRLPEFGVAVLALVVGFLVSYSLVAASRANIDLFVPPGSDFRSSLEAWTSGKTSDGRPDGEAAVFASFLMTNNIRVSFVAFALGIAGGVLTVALIFYNGCMLGAFAGATLHAHQLGGFWAGVAPHGVVELSETCIAGAAGIALGWALLAPGPYRRRDALVLAARDAVRLILGGIALLIFAGVVEAFISHSAMPRAAKIAFGLASGVALYGYLFASGRGVEPERDSLEPPSRALTGASAPSPPGTG
- a CDS encoding RDD family protein translates to MSRYIEFPTPENVEVGYELAGIGSRFVAALIDHLAQLGLFAGAAVVAVLLGGGLAGLRPLLGGSAPLWAVALLVLWGFVVLFGYHVFYELRWAGQSPGKRYAGIRVVRDGGYPIDVYASVVRNLVRIVDFLPPPYGAAIISVFASAEYKRLGDWAAGTLVIKESHAAFVGGRSGSPSPMVAHFLSLVHSADALTLEEFTTIRRFVERRNELEIPVQAHLAMRLAVPLMRKLRLDIPIAVQWHYADLLEAIERRYVQERGVL
- a CDS encoding phytanoyl-CoA dioxygenase family protein — encoded protein: MCDSTPLLGDYPALRARLSDEGYLLLRGFHDPARVLAARRTIIGSLDANGQIDRRHPPMDGVMAGGARGAFLGGSRALTRTPEFLALVESERVMGFFAGLLEGDVLTFDYKWLRVVASGDFTGAHYDIVYMGRGTTDLYTVWTPLGDVPFALGPLAVLAGSHRLERVRDTYGKMDVDRDHVTGAFSNDPVALVDRYGGTWRTAEFRAGDALVFGMFTMHASIANTSDRYRLSCDTRYQRADEPVDERWIGENPIAHYAWTKGETVPMEEKRQEWRV
- a CDS encoding PAS domain-containing protein; translation: MIWLLLGVCAVLAASAAALARLAAVARAEAARLRERLRHEIDAGSARLGGARGERADATAERDAVADACGVALVLLGPDLVVTSANPLAEALLPAGQAGLVGHSLLLSTLSDELGALAREALDSGEPRDAEVRLPGPSGRLLAISARPLPASGAGPARLALVARDWTDRRHMERVRRDFVANVSHELRTPLASIRATAETLRDGAVDDPAVSQRFLDTIVTETERLARISANLLVLADAESRAREPADVDLTRLLGQTVERFRGPAAKAGVALTCEATGSLVAHAHAEQLEQAFANLVDNAITYTPAGGSVRVSGEAGPDGPVVRVADTGIGMMRDQLPRIFERFYRVDRARSRKSGGTGLGLAIVKHIVESHGGAVSVESELGRGSTFTLCLPAAHGPAAARQPDAPDTRPR